In one Drosophila gunungcola strain Sukarami chromosome 2R unlocalized genomic scaffold, Dgunungcola_SK_2 000011F, whole genome shotgun sequence genomic region, the following are encoded:
- the LOC128255629 gene encoding NAD kinase isoform X3, translating to MNPVDMQRAQEIVDGEGSTPGSSPAPLRKPLPISLLEKRTQFRRTRSLNAPSPFQQFGPCGRIMKNSAMVMQIQDPASQRLTWYKPPLTVLVIKKKDSQVLLPFVQLVEWLVQEKRMVVWVESAVLEDKLLRDDVKLEQESSKFRQVHDDYAGVRARFLALREKLVTFKDGRDDLTDRIDFIVCLGGDGTLLYASQLFQQSVPPVMAFYLGSLGFLTPFQCDNFQEQVTNVLEGHAALTLRSRLRCSIHRKGERRKESLLTAVGGNLLKPSLHRQLNYVELNNGQTGKSGCNNNNCPNNSILVLNEVVINRGPSPYLSNIDIFLDGKYITSVQGDGLIVSTPTGSTAYAAAAGASMIHPSVPAILVTPICPHSLSFRPIVVPAGVELKISISPDSRNTSRVSFDGRNDQELNHGDSLRVTTSIYPVPSICSQDQISDWFDSLAEGLHWNVRKRQKCLDELSDLTASGSEDTLDEFDNLKIYDA from the exons ATGAATCCCGTAGATATGCAGCGAGCGCAGGAAATTGTCGATGGAGAGGGCTCAACGCCTGGCAGCTCGCCAGCACCGCTGAGAAAACCGCTGCCCATTAGTTTGCTGGAAAAGCGAACTCAGTTTCG GCGCACTAGGAGTCTGAATGCCCCGTCGCCGTTCCAGCAATTCGGACCATGCGGTCGCATTATGAAGAACTCTGCCATGGTGATGCAGATTCAGGATCCGGCCAGCCAGCGTTTGACCTGGTACAAGCCACCACTCACCGTTCTGGTGATCAAGAAGAAGGACTCCCAGGTCCTGCTGCCCTTCGTCCAGCTGGTGGAGTGGCTGGTGCAGGAGAAGCGCATGGTCGTCTGGGTGGAGTCCGCCGTCCTCGAGGACAAGCTGCTGCGGGATGACGTCAAGCTGGAGCAGGAGAGCTCCAAGTTCCGGCAGGTGCACGACGACTACGCCGGAGTTAGGGCGCGTTTCCTGGCGCTGCGCGAAAAGTTGGTGACCTTCAA AGATGGCCGCGATGACCTGACCGATCGGATAGATTTCATCGTCTGCCTGGGTGGCGATGGAACGCTGCTATATGCATCCCAGCTTTTCCAGCAGTCCGTGCCACCGGTGATGGCCTTCTATTTGGGTTCCCTCGGTTTCCTAACGCCTTTCCAGTGCGACAACTTCCAGGAGCAGGTGACCAATGTCCTGGAGGGTCATGCCGCCCTCACGCTGCGCAGCCGTCTGCGATGCTCCATCCATCGCAAGGGCGAGCGACGCAAGGAGTCGCTGCTGACCGCTGTGGGTGGCAATCTCCTGAAGCCCAGCCTGCACAGGCAGCTCAATTATGTGGAGCTCAACAACGGACAAACAGGGAAATCCgggtgcaacaacaacaactgcccGAACAACAGCATCCTGGTGCTCAACGAGGTGGTGATCAACCGAGGACCCTCGCCGTATCTGAGCAACATTGATATCTTCTTGGATGGCAAGTACATAACCTCGGTGCAGGGCGACGGCCTGATCGTATCGACGCCCACGGGAAGCACGGCATATGCGGCAGCAGCCGGTGCATCCATGATCCATCCCTCCGTGCCGGCCATTTTGGTGACGCCCATCTGCCCGCATTCACTGAGCTTCAGGCCCATCGTTGTGCCTGCCGGAGTGGAACTGAAG ATATCCATTTCACCTGATAGCCGCAACACCTCTCGGGTGTCCTTTGACGGACGCAATGATCAGGAGCTGAACCACGGCGACAGCCTGCGGGTGACCACCTCTATTTATCCCGTGCCCAGCATTTGCTCCCAGGATCAAATCTCCGATTGGTTCGACTCCCTCGCCGAGGGACTGCACT
- the LOC128255629 gene encoding NAD kinase isoform X2, translating into MTSSYNNIPAQNTPTPKPKSKPSPAQTVPKATGTSVGSSSNGSYYDDHDNQLLHVNSGRQGSAAASSAPGPGINNGTASDDLQMRWWWRTRSLNAPSPFQQFGPCGRIMKNSAMVMQIQDPASQRLTWYKPPLTVLVIKKKDSQVLLPFVQLVEWLVQEKRMVVWVESAVLEDKLLRDDVKLEQESSKFRQVHDDYAGVRARFLALREKLVTFKDGRDDLTDRIDFIVCLGGDGTLLYASQLFQQSVPPVMAFYLGSLGFLTPFQCDNFQEQVTNVLEGHAALTLRSRLRCSIHRKGERRKESLLTAVGGNLLKPSLHRQLNYVELNNGQTGKSGCNNNNCPNNSILVLNEVVINRGPSPYLSNIDIFLDGKYITSVQGDGLIVSTPTGSTAYAAAAGASMIHPSVPAILVTPICPHSLSFRPIVVPAGVELKISISPDSRNTSRVSFDGRNDQELNHGDSLRVTTSIYPVPSICSQDQISDWFDSLAEGLHWNVRKRQKCLDELSDLTASGSEDTLDEFDNLKIYDA; encoded by the exons ATGACGTCCTCCTACAACAACATCCCGGCCCAAAACACACCCACCCCCAAACCCAAATCCAAACCCTCGCCCGCTCAAACGGTTCCGAAGGCCACCGGTACCTCCGTGGGCTCCTCCTCCAATGGATCCTACTACGACGACCACGACAATCAGCTGCTCCACGTGAACAGTGGAAGGCAGGGCAGCGCAGCAGCATCCTCGGCCCCGGGTCCTGGCATAAATAACGGCACTGCCAGCGACGACCTCCAGATGCGATGGTGGTG GCGCACTAGGAGTCTGAATGCCCCGTCGCCGTTCCAGCAATTCGGACCATGCGGTCGCATTATGAAGAACTCTGCCATGGTGATGCAGATTCAGGATCCGGCCAGCCAGCGTTTGACCTGGTACAAGCCACCACTCACCGTTCTGGTGATCAAGAAGAAGGACTCCCAGGTCCTGCTGCCCTTCGTCCAGCTGGTGGAGTGGCTGGTGCAGGAGAAGCGCATGGTCGTCTGGGTGGAGTCCGCCGTCCTCGAGGACAAGCTGCTGCGGGATGACGTCAAGCTGGAGCAGGAGAGCTCCAAGTTCCGGCAGGTGCACGACGACTACGCCGGAGTTAGGGCGCGTTTCCTGGCGCTGCGCGAAAAGTTGGTGACCTTCAA AGATGGCCGCGATGACCTGACCGATCGGATAGATTTCATCGTCTGCCTGGGTGGCGATGGAACGCTGCTATATGCATCCCAGCTTTTCCAGCAGTCCGTGCCACCGGTGATGGCCTTCTATTTGGGTTCCCTCGGTTTCCTAACGCCTTTCCAGTGCGACAACTTCCAGGAGCAGGTGACCAATGTCCTGGAGGGTCATGCCGCCCTCACGCTGCGCAGCCGTCTGCGATGCTCCATCCATCGCAAGGGCGAGCGACGCAAGGAGTCGCTGCTGACCGCTGTGGGTGGCAATCTCCTGAAGCCCAGCCTGCACAGGCAGCTCAATTATGTGGAGCTCAACAACGGACAAACAGGGAAATCCgggtgcaacaacaacaactgcccGAACAACAGCATCCTGGTGCTCAACGAGGTGGTGATCAACCGAGGACCCTCGCCGTATCTGAGCAACATTGATATCTTCTTGGATGGCAAGTACATAACCTCGGTGCAGGGCGACGGCCTGATCGTATCGACGCCCACGGGAAGCACGGCATATGCGGCAGCAGCCGGTGCATCCATGATCCATCCCTCCGTGCCGGCCATTTTGGTGACGCCCATCTGCCCGCATTCACTGAGCTTCAGGCCCATCGTTGTGCCTGCCGGAGTGGAACTGAAG ATATCCATTTCACCTGATAGCCGCAACACCTCTCGGGTGTCCTTTGACGGACGCAATGATCAGGAGCTGAACCACGGCGACAGCCTGCGGGTGACCACCTCTATTTATCCCGTGCCCAGCATTTGCTCCCAGGATCAAATCTCCGATTGGTTCGACTCCCTCGCCGAGGGACTGCACT
- the LOC128255629 gene encoding NAD kinase isoform X1, producing the protein MTCLSDIDLATLHQYRLEERFSYKLAWSGTGHQQNQYNDLLIRHNASLKRQRIMQNKASIASTKENDQTVASECLASSQEHHLAKSEEEPEDGYFDSTTRRTRSGTWPRTRSLNAPSPFQQFGPCGRIMKNSAMVMQIQDPASQRLTWYKPPLTVLVIKKKDSQVLLPFVQLVEWLVQEKRMVVWVESAVLEDKLLRDDVKLEQESSKFRQVHDDYAGVRARFLALREKLVTFKDGRDDLTDRIDFIVCLGGDGTLLYASQLFQQSVPPVMAFYLGSLGFLTPFQCDNFQEQVTNVLEGHAALTLRSRLRCSIHRKGERRKESLLTAVGGNLLKPSLHRQLNYVELNNGQTGKSGCNNNNCPNNSILVLNEVVINRGPSPYLSNIDIFLDGKYITSVQGDGLIVSTPTGSTAYAAAAGASMIHPSVPAILVTPICPHSLSFRPIVVPAGVELKISISPDSRNTSRVSFDGRNDQELNHGDSLRVTTSIYPVPSICSQDQISDWFDSLAEGLHWNVRKRQKCLDELSDLTASGSEDTLDEFDNLKIYDA; encoded by the exons ATGACGTGCCTGTCGGACATTGACTTGGCCACCCTACACCAGTACCGTCTGGAGGAGCGCTTTAGCTATAAGTTGGCCTGGAGTGGCACTGGCCACCAACAGAACCAGTACAATGATCTCCTCATCCGCCACAATGCCTCGCTGAAGCGCCAGAGAATTATGCAGAACAAGGCCAGTATAGCCAGCACGAAGGAAAATGATCAGACCGTGGCTAGTGAATGTTTGGCCAGTAGTCAGGAGCACCATCTGGCCAAATCCGAAGAGGAACCTGAAGACGGCTATTTCGATTCCACGACAAGACGCACGCGAAGCGGCACTTGGCC GCGCACTAGGAGTCTGAATGCCCCGTCGCCGTTCCAGCAATTCGGACCATGCGGTCGCATTATGAAGAACTCTGCCATGGTGATGCAGATTCAGGATCCGGCCAGCCAGCGTTTGACCTGGTACAAGCCACCACTCACCGTTCTGGTGATCAAGAAGAAGGACTCCCAGGTCCTGCTGCCCTTCGTCCAGCTGGTGGAGTGGCTGGTGCAGGAGAAGCGCATGGTCGTCTGGGTGGAGTCCGCCGTCCTCGAGGACAAGCTGCTGCGGGATGACGTCAAGCTGGAGCAGGAGAGCTCCAAGTTCCGGCAGGTGCACGACGACTACGCCGGAGTTAGGGCGCGTTTCCTGGCGCTGCGCGAAAAGTTGGTGACCTTCAA AGATGGCCGCGATGACCTGACCGATCGGATAGATTTCATCGTCTGCCTGGGTGGCGATGGAACGCTGCTATATGCATCCCAGCTTTTCCAGCAGTCCGTGCCACCGGTGATGGCCTTCTATTTGGGTTCCCTCGGTTTCCTAACGCCTTTCCAGTGCGACAACTTCCAGGAGCAGGTGACCAATGTCCTGGAGGGTCATGCCGCCCTCACGCTGCGCAGCCGTCTGCGATGCTCCATCCATCGCAAGGGCGAGCGACGCAAGGAGTCGCTGCTGACCGCTGTGGGTGGCAATCTCCTGAAGCCCAGCCTGCACAGGCAGCTCAATTATGTGGAGCTCAACAACGGACAAACAGGGAAATCCgggtgcaacaacaacaactgcccGAACAACAGCATCCTGGTGCTCAACGAGGTGGTGATCAACCGAGGACCCTCGCCGTATCTGAGCAACATTGATATCTTCTTGGATGGCAAGTACATAACCTCGGTGCAGGGCGACGGCCTGATCGTATCGACGCCCACGGGAAGCACGGCATATGCGGCAGCAGCCGGTGCATCCATGATCCATCCCTCCGTGCCGGCCATTTTGGTGACGCCCATCTGCCCGCATTCACTGAGCTTCAGGCCCATCGTTGTGCCTGCCGGAGTGGAACTGAAG ATATCCATTTCACCTGATAGCCGCAACACCTCTCGGGTGTCCTTTGACGGACGCAATGATCAGGAGCTGAACCACGGCGACAGCCTGCGGGTGACCACCTCTATTTATCCCGTGCCCAGCATTTGCTCCCAGGATCAAATCTCCGATTGGTTCGACTCCCTCGCCGAGGGACTGCACT
- the LOC128255629 gene encoding NAD kinase isoform X4 translates to MQHQKLKLAPALQRQVSEVEEQQVTPVAPHPRILRRTRSLNAPSPFQQFGPCGRIMKNSAMVMQIQDPASQRLTWYKPPLTVLVIKKKDSQVLLPFVQLVEWLVQEKRMVVWVESAVLEDKLLRDDVKLEQESSKFRQVHDDYAGVRARFLALREKLVTFKDGRDDLTDRIDFIVCLGGDGTLLYASQLFQQSVPPVMAFYLGSLGFLTPFQCDNFQEQVTNVLEGHAALTLRSRLRCSIHRKGERRKESLLTAVGGNLLKPSLHRQLNYVELNNGQTGKSGCNNNNCPNNSILVLNEVVINRGPSPYLSNIDIFLDGKYITSVQGDGLIVSTPTGSTAYAAAAGASMIHPSVPAILVTPICPHSLSFRPIVVPAGVELKISISPDSRNTSRVSFDGRNDQELNHGDSLRVTTSIYPVPSICSQDQISDWFDSLAEGLHWNVRKRQKCLDELSDLTASGSEDTLDEFDNLKIYDA, encoded by the exons ATGCAGCACCAAAAGTTGAAACTAGCGCCGGCCTTGCAGCGCCAGGTTTCCGAGGTCGAAGAGCAACAGGTGACCCCAGTGGCGCCCCACCCACGTATTTTGAG GCGCACTAGGAGTCTGAATGCCCCGTCGCCGTTCCAGCAATTCGGACCATGCGGTCGCATTATGAAGAACTCTGCCATGGTGATGCAGATTCAGGATCCGGCCAGCCAGCGTTTGACCTGGTACAAGCCACCACTCACCGTTCTGGTGATCAAGAAGAAGGACTCCCAGGTCCTGCTGCCCTTCGTCCAGCTGGTGGAGTGGCTGGTGCAGGAGAAGCGCATGGTCGTCTGGGTGGAGTCCGCCGTCCTCGAGGACAAGCTGCTGCGGGATGACGTCAAGCTGGAGCAGGAGAGCTCCAAGTTCCGGCAGGTGCACGACGACTACGCCGGAGTTAGGGCGCGTTTCCTGGCGCTGCGCGAAAAGTTGGTGACCTTCAA AGATGGCCGCGATGACCTGACCGATCGGATAGATTTCATCGTCTGCCTGGGTGGCGATGGAACGCTGCTATATGCATCCCAGCTTTTCCAGCAGTCCGTGCCACCGGTGATGGCCTTCTATTTGGGTTCCCTCGGTTTCCTAACGCCTTTCCAGTGCGACAACTTCCAGGAGCAGGTGACCAATGTCCTGGAGGGTCATGCCGCCCTCACGCTGCGCAGCCGTCTGCGATGCTCCATCCATCGCAAGGGCGAGCGACGCAAGGAGTCGCTGCTGACCGCTGTGGGTGGCAATCTCCTGAAGCCCAGCCTGCACAGGCAGCTCAATTATGTGGAGCTCAACAACGGACAAACAGGGAAATCCgggtgcaacaacaacaactgcccGAACAACAGCATCCTGGTGCTCAACGAGGTGGTGATCAACCGAGGACCCTCGCCGTATCTGAGCAACATTGATATCTTCTTGGATGGCAAGTACATAACCTCGGTGCAGGGCGACGGCCTGATCGTATCGACGCCCACGGGAAGCACGGCATATGCGGCAGCAGCCGGTGCATCCATGATCCATCCCTCCGTGCCGGCCATTTTGGTGACGCCCATCTGCCCGCATTCACTGAGCTTCAGGCCCATCGTTGTGCCTGCCGGAGTGGAACTGAAG ATATCCATTTCACCTGATAGCCGCAACACCTCTCGGGTGTCCTTTGACGGACGCAATGATCAGGAGCTGAACCACGGCGACAGCCTGCGGGTGACCACCTCTATTTATCCCGTGCCCAGCATTTGCTCCCAGGATCAAATCTCCGATTGGTTCGACTCCCTCGCCGAGGGACTGCACT
- the LOC128255629 gene encoding NAD kinase isoform X5, translating into MKNSAMVMQIQDPASQRLTWYKPPLTVLVIKKKDSQVLLPFVQLVEWLVQEKRMVVWVESAVLEDKLLRDDVKLEQESSKFRQVHDDYAGVRARFLALREKLVTFKDGRDDLTDRIDFIVCLGGDGTLLYASQLFQQSVPPVMAFYLGSLGFLTPFQCDNFQEQVTNVLEGHAALTLRSRLRCSIHRKGERRKESLLTAVGGNLLKPSLHRQLNYVELNNGQTGKSGCNNNNCPNNSILVLNEVVINRGPSPYLSNIDIFLDGKYITSVQGDGLIVSTPTGSTAYAAAAGASMIHPSVPAILVTPICPHSLSFRPIVVPAGVELKISISPDSRNTSRVSFDGRNDQELNHGDSLRVTTSIYPVPSICSQDQISDWFDSLAEGLHWNVRKRQKCLDELSDLTASGSEDTLDEFDNLKIYDA; encoded by the exons ATGAAGAACTCTGCCATGGTGATGCAGATTCAGGATCCGGCCAGCCAGCGTTTGACCTGGTACAAGCCACCACTCACCGTTCTGGTGATCAAGAAGAAGGACTCCCAGGTCCTGCTGCCCTTCGTCCAGCTGGTGGAGTGGCTGGTGCAGGAGAAGCGCATGGTCGTCTGGGTGGAGTCCGCCGTCCTCGAGGACAAGCTGCTGCGGGATGACGTCAAGCTGGAGCAGGAGAGCTCCAAGTTCCGGCAGGTGCACGACGACTACGCCGGAGTTAGGGCGCGTTTCCTGGCGCTGCGCGAAAAGTTGGTGACCTTCAA AGATGGCCGCGATGACCTGACCGATCGGATAGATTTCATCGTCTGCCTGGGTGGCGATGGAACGCTGCTATATGCATCCCAGCTTTTCCAGCAGTCCGTGCCACCGGTGATGGCCTTCTATTTGGGTTCCCTCGGTTTCCTAACGCCTTTCCAGTGCGACAACTTCCAGGAGCAGGTGACCAATGTCCTGGAGGGTCATGCCGCCCTCACGCTGCGCAGCCGTCTGCGATGCTCCATCCATCGCAAGGGCGAGCGACGCAAGGAGTCGCTGCTGACCGCTGTGGGTGGCAATCTCCTGAAGCCCAGCCTGCACAGGCAGCTCAATTATGTGGAGCTCAACAACGGACAAACAGGGAAATCCgggtgcaacaacaacaactgcccGAACAACAGCATCCTGGTGCTCAACGAGGTGGTGATCAACCGAGGACCCTCGCCGTATCTGAGCAACATTGATATCTTCTTGGATGGCAAGTACATAACCTCGGTGCAGGGCGACGGCCTGATCGTATCGACGCCCACGGGAAGCACGGCATATGCGGCAGCAGCCGGTGCATCCATGATCCATCCCTCCGTGCCGGCCATTTTGGTGACGCCCATCTGCCCGCATTCACTGAGCTTCAGGCCCATCGTTGTGCCTGCCGGAGTGGAACTGAAG ATATCCATTTCACCTGATAGCCGCAACACCTCTCGGGTGTCCTTTGACGGACGCAATGATCAGGAGCTGAACCACGGCGACAGCCTGCGGGTGACCACCTCTATTTATCCCGTGCCCAGCATTTGCTCCCAGGATCAAATCTCCGATTGGTTCGACTCCCTCGCCGAGGGACTGCACT